From a single Bacillus pseudomycoides DSM 12442 genomic region:
- a CDS encoding NupC/NupG family nucleoside CNT transporter: MKLVMFLVGLLVVFVLGFLVSSDRKKIKYKPIAIMLVIQLALAYFLLNTKIGFVLVKGISDGFGAILKYAEAGVNFVFGGLANDGQAPFFLTVLLPIIFLAVLIGILQHLKILPIIIRAVGFVLSKINGLGKLESYNAVAAAIVGQGEVFITVKDQLSKLPKNRLYTLCASSMSTVSMSIVGSYMKMIDPKYVVTALVLNLFSGFIIVHIINPYDISEEEDILELQEDKKQTFFEMLGEYIMLGFSIAVTVAAMLIGFVALITAINGVFDSIFGITFQSILGYVFSPLAFVMGIPTSEMLQAGQIMATKLVTNEFVAMLDLGKVAGDLSARTVGILSIFLVSFANFSSIGIIAGATKSIDGKQANVVSSFGLKLVYGATLVSILSAVIVGVML; the protein is encoded by the coding sequence ATGAAACTAGTGATGTTTCTAGTCGGTTTACTTGTTGTATTTGTACTAGGTTTCCTTGTAAGTTCAGATCGTAAGAAAATTAAGTATAAACCAATTGCAATTATGCTTGTTATTCAATTAGCATTGGCTTACTTCTTATTAAATACAAAGATTGGATTTGTATTAGTAAAAGGAATTTCAGATGGCTTTGGCGCCATTTTAAAATACGCAGAAGCTGGGGTTAACTTCGTATTTGGTGGTTTAGCGAATGATGGACAAGCACCGTTCTTCTTAACAGTATTACTACCAATTATTTTCTTAGCGGTATTGATTGGTATTCTGCAACATCTTAAAATTTTACCGATTATTATTCGTGCAGTCGGTTTCGTATTAAGTAAAATAAATGGTCTAGGAAAATTAGAATCCTATAATGCAGTAGCAGCGGCAATCGTTGGTCAAGGTGAAGTATTTATCACAGTAAAAGATCAATTAAGTAAATTACCAAAAAATCGTTTATATACACTTTGTGCATCTTCTATGTCAACGGTATCGATGTCAATTGTCGGTTCTTATATGAAAATGATTGATCCAAAATATGTAGTAACAGCACTTGTATTAAACTTATTCAGTGGATTCATTATCGTTCATATCATTAATCCGTATGACATTAGTGAAGAAGAAGATATTTTAGAATTACAAGAAGATAAGAAGCAAACGTTCTTCGAAATGTTAGGCGAATACATTATGCTTGGATTCTCTATTGCAGTAACAGTAGCAGCAATGTTAATTGGATTCGTAGCATTAATTACAGCAATTAATGGTGTATTTGATTCTATTTTCGGCATTACGTTCCAAAGCATTTTAGGATATGTGTTCTCACCATTAGCATTTGTTATGGGTATCCCAACATCAGAGATGCTACAAGCAGGACAAATTATGGCAACCAAATTAGTAACAAACGAATTTGTTGCGATGCTTGATTTAGGAAAAGTAGCTGGCGATTTATCAGCTCGTACAGTAGGTATTTTATCAATCTTCCTTGTATCATTTGCAAACTTCTCATCTATTGGGATTATCGCAGGTGCAACAAAGAGTATCGATGGAAAACAAGCGAACGTTGTATCTTCTTTCGGATTAAAGCTTGTGTATGGTGCAACGTTAGTAAGTATATTATCAGCGGTTATCGTTGGGGTTATGCTTTAA
- a CDS encoding ferritin: MLSTKLHDALNDQMNFEFYSAHVYMAMAAYCTAESYDGFANFFLVQAEEERFHAMKLYNYINDRGERAIITGFENPNNEYESVLSSFEIALEHEREVTKRIYNLSDIAWDEREHATITFLKWFVDEQVEEEASFDSIIQKLKRITSDSNALFMLDAELEKRTFTPPAE; the protein is encoded by the coding sequence ATGTTATCTACTAAATTACACGATGCGCTTAACGACCAAATGAATTTTGAATTTTACTCTGCCCATGTTTACATGGCAATGGCTGCTTACTGCACAGCAGAAAGCTATGATGGATTTGCAAACTTTTTCCTTGTACAAGCAGAAGAAGAGCGTTTCCACGCAATGAAACTTTACAATTACATTAATGACCGCGGAGAGCGCGCCATTATTACTGGATTCGAAAACCCTAACAATGAATATGAATCGGTTTTAAGCTCATTTGAGATCGCACTTGAGCATGAGCGTGAAGTAACAAAGCGTATTTACAACTTATCCGATATCGCTTGGGATGAGCGTGAGCACGCGACAATTACATTCTTAAAATGGTTCGTTGACGAACAGGTTGAAGAAGAAGCTTCTTTCGACAGCATCATCCAAAAACTAAAACGTATTACAAGCGACTCTAACGCTCTATTTATGTTAGATGCGGAATTGGAAAAACGTACGTTTACTCCTCCTGCTGAGTAA
- a CDS encoding MazG nucleotide pyrophosphohydrolase domain-containing protein, with the protein MNIAEFQRWVEEFYEKRSWSQYNSFIRLNFLTEEVGEVSRVVRAIEIGRDRPDEQVKQVEELKIELKEELGDVLANLIILSQKYDLDLQDIMEAHVEKLSNRFENK; encoded by the coding sequence TTGAATATTGCCGAATTTCAGAGATGGGTTGAGGAATTTTACGAAAAACGAAGCTGGTCACAATATAACTCTTTTATTCGCTTGAATTTCTTAACAGAAGAAGTAGGAGAAGTTTCACGAGTTGTACGCGCCATTGAAATTGGACGCGATCGCCCAGATGAACAAGTAAAACAAGTGGAAGAATTGAAAATTGAATTAAAAGAAGAACTTGGAGATGTACTTGCAAACCTCATTATCCTTTCTCAAAAATATGATTTAGACTTACAAGATATTATGGAGGCACATGTCGAGAAGCTTTCTAATCGTTTCGAAAACAAATGA
- a CDS encoding TIGR00730 family Rossman fold protein yields MRKICVFAGSNLGERPEFKEQAIKLGEVLVQNNCELVYGGSCVGLMGEVANEVLRLGGRVTGVMPRGLFRGEIVHKGLTELIEVETMHERKAKMGELADAFIALPGGYGTFEELFEVVCWSQIGIHDKPVGLLNIKDFYSPILQMIDRTAEEGFMNPSNKELIVSADNAEELLLHMKNYKRPVMGNKWKQLS; encoded by the coding sequence ATGAGAAAGATTTGTGTGTTTGCAGGTTCTAATTTAGGAGAAAGACCTGAATTTAAAGAGCAAGCAATTAAGCTTGGAGAAGTGCTTGTCCAAAATAATTGTGAACTAGTATACGGCGGTTCATGTGTTGGTTTAATGGGGGAAGTAGCCAATGAAGTGTTGCGCTTAGGCGGACGTGTCACTGGTGTTATGCCTCGTGGTTTATTTCGCGGAGAGATTGTTCATAAAGGATTAACAGAACTAATTGAAGTAGAAACAATGCATGAGCGCAAAGCAAAAATGGGAGAGCTTGCGGATGCATTTATTGCGTTACCAGGTGGCTACGGAACATTTGAAGAGTTATTTGAGGTTGTATGTTGGTCACAAATTGGAATTCATGACAAGCCAGTTGGATTATTAAATATTAAAGATTTTTATAGTCCAATTTTGCAAATGATCGATCGCACGGCAGAAGAAGGGTTTATGAATCCATCGAATAAAGAGTTAATTGTTTCGGCGGATAATGCAGAAGAATTATTGCTCCACATGAAAAACTATAAGAGACCTGTTATGGGGAATAAGTGGAAGCAGTTATCATAA
- a CDS encoding NADH dehydrogenase — MDATCVLESIIILKAQAARLEQEGVGTPDSEALFASDKGVKRPTVLAAGAGYY; from the coding sequence TTGGATGCTACGTGCGTTCTTGAATCAATAATCATATTAAAAGCGCAAGCGGCTCGCTTAGAACAGGAGGGCGTTGGAACTCCTGATTCAGAGGCGCTTTTTGCCTCAGATAAAGGAGTGAAACGACCGACTGTTCTAGCCGCTGGAGCTGGATACTATTAA
- a CDS encoding Dps family protein, with the protein MNTQVIEVLNKQVADWNVLFTKLHNFHWYVKGPQFFTLHEKFEQFYTEAAGHIDEIAERILAIGGKPVATMKEYLERSSVQEAAYGETAEGMVEAIMKDYQMMLGELKKGMEIAQDADDETTSDLLLGIYTELEKHAWMLRAFLNQ; encoded by the coding sequence ATGAACACACAAGTAATCGAAGTATTAAACAAACAGGTAGCAGACTGGAACGTATTATTTACAAAATTACACAATTTCCATTGGTATGTAAAAGGACCTCAATTCTTTACATTACATGAGAAATTCGAACAATTTTACACAGAAGCAGCTGGACACATCGATGAAATTGCAGAACGCATTTTAGCAATTGGTGGCAAACCAGTAGCGACAATGAAAGAATACTTAGAACGATCTTCTGTTCAAGAAGCGGCTTACGGAGAGACTGCAGAAGGGATGGTCGAAGCAATTATGAAAGACTACCAAATGATGCTAGGCGAACTGAAAAAAGGTATGGAAATCGCGCAGGATGCTGACGACGAAACGACATCTGACTTACTACTTGGCATCTACACAGAACTAGAAAAACACGCTTGGATGCTACGTGCGTTCTTGAATCAATAA
- a CDS encoding DUF3920 family protein, with protein sequence MELQFQNVYQQAGNWYVLDSEFPWDIQRVKNDIFSLIEKREIPVIFCDTCDTNNVLANLGEEEEEFLFPLSGFYHKERQMIFVCMWEQYEQVLKTLLHEFRHSMQHEKNVLYIGKEAYEARGIEKDARAFAERKMNEYIRRNLN encoded by the coding sequence ATGGAACTCCAGTTTCAAAACGTATATCAGCAAGCTGGAAATTGGTATGTGCTGGACTCAGAGTTTCCGTGGGATATTCAGCGGGTGAAAAATGATATATTTTCACTTATTGAGAAACGCGAAATTCCAGTTATTTTTTGCGATACGTGTGATACAAATAATGTGCTTGCAAACTTAGGAGAAGAGGAAGAAGAATTTTTATTTCCTTTAAGCGGTTTTTATCATAAAGAAAGACAAATGATTTTTGTTTGTATGTGGGAACAGTATGAGCAAGTGCTCAAAACATTACTACATGAATTCAGGCATTCAATGCAACATGAGAAAAATGTATTATACATTGGAAAAGAAGCGTATGAAGCACGTGGGATTGAAAAGGATGCCCGAGCATTTGCAGAACGTAAAATGAATGAATATATAAGAAGAAACTTAAACTAA
- a CDS encoding MarR family winged helix-turn-helix transcriptional regulator: protein MKTEERLGLLLWFRLSRFYNRSIRETNQHLKEWSLSAAQFDVLAQIGGHDRLTQQELGRKLFVTKGNITQLLNKMEQLDWIKREQEGTTKYLSLTEKGRVLYEDVVPPQETFQAEQFDKLNRNEQKQLLELLRKLQ, encoded by the coding sequence ATGAAAACAGAAGAAAGATTAGGATTATTGTTATGGTTTCGTTTATCACGCTTTTATAACAGAAGCATTCGTGAGACAAATCAACATTTGAAAGAATGGAGTTTATCTGCTGCCCAGTTTGATGTTCTAGCCCAAATTGGTGGGCACGATCGATTAACACAGCAAGAACTCGGGCGAAAGCTATTTGTTACAAAAGGGAACATCACGCAGCTTTTAAATAAAATGGAGCAGCTTGATTGGATTAAGCGAGAACAGGAAGGTACTACGAAATACCTTTCGTTAACTGAAAAGGGCAGAGTTTTGTATGAAGATGTTGTTCCACCGCAAGAGACGTTTCAAGCAGAACAATTTGATAAGTTAAATCGTAATGAACAAAAACAACTACTAGAATTACTTCGAAAGTTACAATAA
- a CDS encoding pirin family protein, with protein MFKKVDHKNMGRANHGWLNTHFHFSFADYYNPDNMRFGALRVINDDLVAAQTGFDMHPHRDMEIISYVVDGALTHQDSMGNRGTIERGHVQYMSAGTGVFHSEHNLGNETLRLLQIWILPDRAGHTPNYGEFKFDWNKRENNWFHMVSPIDGGAPIEIHQDANLYSLSLEIGKEITFPVSEDRQVYLVQIEGSGVVNGETLVMRDAAEVVEEDIRIQAKEHSHYLAIEMKKQ; from the coding sequence ATGTTTAAAAAAGTTGATCATAAAAATATGGGAAGAGCAAATCACGGTTGGTTAAATACACATTTTCATTTTTCATTCGCAGATTATTATAATCCAGATAATATGAGATTTGGGGCGCTTCGCGTTATTAATGATGATTTAGTAGCAGCGCAAACAGGATTTGATATGCATCCGCACCGTGATATGGAGATTATTTCTTACGTTGTAGATGGTGCATTAACACATCAAGATAGCATGGGGAACCGCGGTACAATTGAGCGTGGGCATGTACAATATATGAGCGCTGGTACAGGTGTTTTTCATAGTGAACATAATTTAGGGAATGAGACATTACGCCTATTACAAATTTGGATTTTACCAGACCGCGCAGGGCACACACCAAACTACGGTGAGTTCAAGTTTGATTGGAATAAACGTGAAAACAATTGGTTCCATATGGTATCTCCAATTGATGGTGGTGCACCAATTGAAATTCATCAAGACGCAAATTTATATTCACTATCTTTAGAAATAGGAAAAGAAATCACTTTCCCTGTTAGCGAAGATCGTCAAGTTTATCTTGTGCAAATTGAAGGAAGCGGTGTTGTAAATGGTGAGACACTTGTAATGCGCGATGCAGCAGAAGTAGTTGAAGAAGATATTCGTATTCAAGCAAAAGAGCACTCACATTATTTAGCGATTGAGATGAAAAAGCAATAA
- a CDS encoding M4 family metallopeptidase, which translates to MKKQVVSSALALSVIVGGFGAFGATKTQAAEQQIQYHQEFKTPAYIGEEWKAPQGLDKKETVFQYLESKKDMFKLAGNIDKHFNIVGEEKDADSGTTHVKLVEKHNNVPVYGSDQTVTLDKDNNVKAFFGQVIPNLEDKNIPAAASITDEKAVEVAKADIEKEIGKVDKYDGVKKDLYVYEKDGQYYLAYLVKASISKPAPGYWHYFVDATNGNVIEKYNAIDHITGFGYGVLGNKQSFEIAQDEKTGAFNLFDGKRGNGVHTFDAQNMDENWFNLFSQWLGYTGEEVESKSKFFEDKAAVDAHVNAGKVYDYYKKTFNRNSFDNKGARLISTVHVGEGWNNAAWNGVQMMYGDGDGKTFIPLSAGLDVIGHELTHAVTEHTANLVYKDEPGALNESLSDIMGVMVEKKSWDLGADIYTPGVEGDALRSLKDPASIPNPLKPGEGYPDHYSKRYTGKADNGGVHINSSINNKAAYLVSEGGTHYGVKVNGVGREATEKIYYRALTKYLTANSNFKMMRQAALQSATDLYGQNSKEVQAVTKAYDAVGVK; encoded by the coding sequence TTGAAAAAGCAAGTCGTTTCATCAGCATTAGCTTTATCCGTTATCGTTGGAGGTTTTGGGGCATTCGGAGCAACAAAAACACAAGCGGCAGAGCAACAAATTCAGTATCACCAAGAATTTAAAACACCGGCTTACATAGGTGAGGAATGGAAAGCACCGCAAGGATTAGATAAAAAGGAAACAGTATTTCAGTATTTAGAGAGCAAGAAAGATATGTTTAAATTAGCAGGAAATATTGACAAACATTTTAATATTGTAGGGGAAGAAAAGGACGCTGACTCGGGTACAACACATGTGAAGTTAGTTGAGAAACATAATAATGTTCCTGTATATGGATCAGATCAAACAGTTACGCTTGATAAAGACAATAACGTAAAGGCGTTCTTCGGGCAAGTTATCCCGAATTTAGAAGATAAAAATATTCCAGCTGCAGCTAGCATTACTGATGAGAAGGCGGTAGAAGTTGCAAAGGCTGATATTGAGAAAGAAATTGGCAAAGTAGATAAATATGATGGTGTGAAAAAAGATTTATATGTGTATGAAAAAGATGGACAATACTATCTTGCATACCTTGTTAAAGCGTCTATTTCAAAACCAGCACCAGGATACTGGCATTACTTTGTTGATGCAACAAATGGAAATGTGATTGAGAAATATAATGCAATCGACCATATTACTGGTTTTGGCTATGGCGTTCTAGGAAACAAGCAATCATTTGAAATTGCTCAAGATGAAAAAACAGGAGCATTTAACTTGTTTGATGGAAAACGTGGAAATGGTGTTCATACGTTTGATGCACAAAATATGGATGAGAACTGGTTTAATCTCTTCTCACAATGGCTTGGATATACAGGTGAAGAAGTAGAAAGTAAATCAAAATTCTTTGAAGATAAAGCGGCTGTTGACGCACATGTAAATGCAGGAAAAGTATACGATTATTATAAAAAGACATTTAACCGTAATTCTTTCGATAATAAAGGTGCGAGGCTGATTTCTACTGTTCACGTAGGTGAAGGGTGGAATAACGCAGCTTGGAACGGTGTACAAATGATGTATGGAGATGGGGATGGAAAAACATTCATTCCATTATCTGCAGGTTTAGACGTTATTGGACATGAGCTAACACATGCTGTAACAGAGCATACGGCGAATCTTGTTTACAAAGATGAGCCAGGAGCATTAAATGAATCATTATCTGATATTATGGGTGTAATGGTTGAGAAGAAAAGCTGGGATTTAGGTGCTGATATTTATACACCTGGTGTTGAAGGGGATGCGCTTCGTTCTCTGAAAGATCCAGCATCTATTCCGAACCCATTAAAACCTGGTGAAGGTTACCCAGATCATTACAGCAAACGCTACACTGGAAAAGCTGATAATGGCGGCGTGCATATTAACAGTAGTATTAATAACAAAGCCGCATATTTAGTATCTGAAGGTGGCACACATTATGGTGTGAAAGTAAATGGCGTAGGCCGTGAAGCAACAGAAAAAATTTACTACCGCGCTCTTACAAAATATTTAACTGCAAACTCTAACTTTAAAATGATGCGCCAAGCTGCACTTCAATCTGCGACAGACTTATATGGTCAAAACTCTAAAGAAGTACAAGCTGTAACGAAAGCTTATGACGCAGTTGGTGTGAAATAA
- a CDS encoding metal-sulfur cluster assembly factor produces the protein MSQAFEEKLYANLEAVIDPELGVDIINLGLVYDVTADENNNAVVTMTMTSIGCPMAGQIVSDVKKVLSTNVPEVNEIEVNVVWNPPWSKERMSRMAKIALGIRD, from the coding sequence ATGTCGCAAGCGTTCGAAGAAAAATTATATGCCAATTTAGAGGCTGTTATCGATCCTGAATTAGGTGTAGATATTATCAATCTTGGTTTAGTATATGATGTGACAGCAGATGAAAATAATAATGCTGTTGTAACAATGACGATGACTTCGATCGGTTGTCCAATGGCTGGGCAGATCGTATCAGATGTCAAAAAAGTATTATCGACAAATGTACCCGAAGTAAATGAAATAGAGGTCAATGTGGTTTGGAATCCACCTTGGTCAAAAGAGCGTATGTCACGTATGGCAAAAATCGCTCTCGGTATTCGCGATTAA
- a CDS encoding TIGR04053 family radical SAM/SPASM domain-containing protein, translating to MNYDENPFIVIWEVTRACELKCLHCRAEAQYRRDPRELTFLEGKRLIDEIYEMNQPMLVFSGGDPLMREDIYELANYAVQKGLRVSMTPSATPNVTKGAIQKAKGVGLARWAFSIDGATAETHDRFRGVAGSFQLTMDAIQYLNELQIPVQINTTISKYNIHEVEEMAALVEKLGGVLWSVFFLVPIGRGSVEDMISPVEHELVFRKLYEIGKRASFDIKTTAAQHYRRVVIQQKNKEGKSKQRMCYEDALQNGLTGKIDGLGRAPKGVNDGNGFVFISHIGDVYPSGLLPIQAGNVREKRLRDIYRDSPIFQALRNPDSYKGKCGKCEYRYVCGGSRSRAYAITGDYLESEPYCVYVPKALRS from the coding sequence ATGAACTATGATGAAAATCCTTTTATCGTGATATGGGAAGTTACACGAGCTTGTGAATTAAAATGTCTGCATTGCCGGGCTGAAGCGCAGTATAGGAGAGATCCGAGAGAATTAACTTTTCTTGAGGGGAAGAGATTAATTGATGAAATATATGAAATGAATCAGCCGATGCTAGTTTTTTCAGGCGGGGACCCGCTTATGAGAGAAGATATTTATGAGCTAGCAAATTATGCAGTGCAAAAAGGACTACGCGTTTCGATGACGCCTAGTGCGACTCCAAATGTGACGAAAGGGGCAATACAAAAAGCAAAAGGGGTTGGACTTGCACGCTGGGCCTTTAGTATCGATGGTGCTACAGCTGAGACACATGATCGTTTTCGCGGTGTGGCAGGGTCTTTTCAGCTTACGATGGATGCGATTCAATACTTAAATGAGTTACAGATTCCCGTTCAAATTAATACAACCATTTCTAAGTATAATATTCATGAAGTAGAGGAGATGGCAGCGCTTGTTGAAAAGTTAGGTGGTGTGCTATGGAGTGTATTTTTCCTTGTTCCAATCGGAAGAGGAAGTGTAGAGGATATGATTTCACCAGTAGAACATGAACTTGTATTTCGTAAATTATATGAAATAGGAAAAAGGGCTTCATTTGATATAAAGACGACAGCTGCTCAGCATTATCGCCGCGTTGTGATACAGCAAAAGAATAAGGAAGGTAAAAGCAAGCAAAGAATGTGTTATGAAGATGCGCTGCAAAATGGGTTAACTGGAAAAATTGATGGTTTAGGACGAGCGCCAAAAGGAGTCAATGACGGTAACGGCTTTGTTTTCATTTCGCATATTGGTGATGTATATCCAAGCGGGCTACTACCGATTCAAGCTGGGAATGTGAGAGAAAAGCGTTTACGAGATATTTATCGTGATTCTCCAATTTTTCAAGCATTACGTAATCCAGATAGCTATAAAGGAAAATGTGGGAAGTGTGAATACCGTTATGTGTGTGGTGGTTCTCGCTCAAGAGCATATGCGATAACCGGTGATTATTTAGAGAGCGAGCCATATTGTGTATATGTACCGAAAGCTTTAAGAAGCTAG
- a CDS encoding class I SAM-dependent methyltransferase: MNQKQLSTINKQSWNAAAYEAWTNRHGTPKEYAKKLLQDPAHEVSYYLPYIENIQEKRIINLLGSKGNKAVAFALLGADVTVVDISESNAKYANELADAAGTSITYIVSDVLDISPSKTFDVVLLELGVLHYFLDLQPLFKLITGLLKDGGTFILRDYHPLYTKLVAIDHEMFQANGNYFYEEIIEDNVAYSSLLDKTQRDLLPKTKIRRWTLGEIITEIAKANLRIEELIEERGPHQRWVFPSSAPEGIENRVPGLYTLIATT, encoded by the coding sequence TTGAATCAAAAACAATTAAGCACAATTAATAAGCAAAGTTGGAACGCTGCTGCCTATGAGGCGTGGACCAATCGGCACGGTACACCCAAGGAATATGCAAAGAAATTATTACAAGATCCAGCCCATGAAGTATCCTATTACTTACCTTACATAGAGAATATACAGGAAAAACGCATCATAAATTTACTTGGTTCGAAAGGAAATAAAGCTGTGGCATTCGCATTATTAGGTGCTGACGTAACAGTTGTAGATATTTCTGAAAGCAATGCCAAATATGCAAATGAGCTAGCGGATGCTGCAGGAACCTCTATTACATATATTGTTTCTGATGTACTAGACATTTCTCCTTCCAAAACATTCGATGTTGTTTTATTGGAGCTAGGTGTACTCCACTATTTTTTAGATCTTCAGCCACTCTTTAAATTAATCACTGGGCTGCTAAAAGACGGTGGCACTTTCATACTTCGGGATTATCATCCTCTCTATACAAAGTTAGTAGCGATAGATCATGAAATGTTCCAGGCAAACGGGAATTATTTTTATGAAGAGATTATTGAAGATAACGTTGCTTATAGCAGTCTACTGGATAAAACGCAGCGAGACCTACTACCAAAAACGAAGATTCGTCGCTGGACGTTAGGAGAAATTATTACAGAGATTGCTAAAGCAAACTTACGAATTGAAGAACTTATTGAGGAGCGTGGTCCACACCAGCGCTGGGTCTTCCCTTCCTCTGCTCCAGAAGGTATTGAAAATAGAGTCCCTGGACTTTACACATTAATTGCTACAACATAA